A genomic window from Sulfurospirillum multivorans DSM 12446 includes:
- a CDS encoding phosphoribosyltransferase, which translates to MRYYSYEEFKEDVNTLAKEIKPYNPDVILAVARGGMTLGHFLAEALEMRNLYAINSVHYEETRKLDTIKIFNIPDLSKAKRVVIVDDIIDSGETMIEIERVLGAKYPDVDFKIAAVFYKEKALLRPDFAAREATEWIEFFWDFQIDNIK; encoded by the coding sequence TTGCGTTATTACAGTTATGAAGAGTTTAAAGAAGATGTAAACACCCTTGCAAAAGAGATCAAGCCTTATAACCCTGATGTTATTTTAGCGGTGGCACGTGGTGGTATGACCCTAGGTCATTTTTTAGCAGAAGCGTTGGAGATGCGCAATCTTTACGCCATCAATTCGGTGCATTATGAAGAGACGAGGAAGCTCGATACCATCAAAATTTTTAATATCCCAGATTTGAGTAAAGCCAAACGTGTGGTGATTGTCGATGACATCATCGACAGCGGCGAGACGATGATCGAGATCGAGCGTGTGCTTGGTGCGAAGTATCCTGACGTGGATTTTAAAATCGCGGCAGTTTTTTACAAAGAAAAAGCACTGCTTCGTCCCGATTTTGCTGCGCGTGAAGCCACTGAGTGGATCGAGTTTTTCTGGGATTTTCAAATTGACAACATCAAATAG